Proteins from a genomic interval of Marmota flaviventris isolate mMarFla1 chromosome 8, mMarFla1.hap1, whole genome shotgun sequence:
- the Camkv gene encoding caM kinase-like vesicle-associated protein: protein MPFGCVTLGDKKNYNQPSEVTDRYDLGQVIKTEEFCEIFRAKDKTTGKLHTCKKFQKRDGRKVRKAAKNEIGILKMVKHPNILQLVDVFVTRKEYFIFLELATGREVFDWILDQGYYSERDTSNVVRQVLEAVAYLHSLKIVHRNLKLENLVYYNRLKNSKIVISDFHLAKLENGLIKEPCGTPEYLAPEVVGRQRYGRPVDCWAIGVIMYILLSGNPPFYEEVEEDDYENHDKNLFRKILAGDYEFDSPYWDDISQAAKDLVTRLMEVEQDQRITAEEAISHEWISGNAASDKNIKDGVCAQIEKNFARAKWKKAVRVTTLMKRLRAPEQSGTAAVQSGSATDTATPGAAGGAAAASGSATEGDAACATKSENVASADRSATPATDGSTTPATDGSVTPATDGSITPATDGSVTPATDRSATPATDGRATPATEESMVPTTQSSVTPAAKAAATPEPAMAQPDSTTLEGATGQAVPSSKEGATGYAQESRREETS from the exons ATGCCGTTTGGGTGTGTGACTCTGGGTGACAAGAAGAACTATAACCAGCCATCGGAGGTGACTGACAGATATGATTTGGGACAGGTCATCAAGAC TGAGGAGTTCTGTGAAATCTTTCGGGCCAAGGACAAGACTACAGGCAAGCTGCACACTTGCAAGAAGTTTCAGAAGCGGGATGGCCGCAAGGTGCGGAAGGCAGCCAAGAATGAGATCGGCATCCTCAAGAT GGTGAAGCATCCCAACATCCTGCAGCTGGTAGATGTATTTGTGACCCGCAAAGAATACTTCATCTTCCTGGAGCT GGCCACGGGGAGGGAGGTGTTTGACTGGATCCTGGACCAGGGCTACTACTCGGAACGAGACACGAGCAATGTGGTGCGGCAGGTCCTGGAGGCTGTGGCCTACTTGCACTCACTCAAGATTGTGCACAGGAACCTCAAG CTGGAGAACCTGGTTTACTACAACCGGCTGAAGAACTCCAAGATTGTCATCAGCGACTTCCACCTGGCTAAGCTAGAGAATGGCCTCATCAAGGAGCCTTGTGGGACCCCTGAGTATCTAG CCCCGGAGGTGGTAGGCCGGCAACGGTATGGACGCCCTGTGGACTGCTGGGCCATTGGTGTCATCATGTATATCCT GCTTTCAGGTAACCCACCCTTCTATGAGGAGGTAGAAGAAGATGACTATGAGAACCATGATAAGAATCTGTTCCGGAAGATCCTGGCTGGCGACTATGAGTTTGACTCTCCATACTGGGATGATATTTCTCAAGCAG CCAAAGACCTGGTCACAAGGCTGATGGAGGTGGAGCAAGACCAGCGGATCACTGCAGAAGAGGCCATCTCCCATGAATG GATTTCTGGCAATGCTGCTTCTGATAAGAACATCAAGGATGGTGTTTGTGCCCAGATTGAAAAGAACTTTGCCAGGGCCAAGTGGAAG AAAGCTGTCCGAGTGACCACCCTCATGAAACGGCTCCGGGCACCAGAGCAATCTGGCACAGCTGCAGTGCAGTCTGGCTCAGCCACAGACACTGCCACCCCTGGGGCTGCAGGTGGGGCTGCAGCTGCAAGTGGATCTGCCACAGAGGGTGATGCTGCATGTGCTACCAAGAGTGAAAATGTGGCCTCTGCAGACCGTAGTGCCACCCCAGCCACAGATGGCAGCACCACTCCAGCCACTGATGGGAGTGTCACCCCAGCCACTGATGGGAGCATCACCCCAGCCACTGATGGCAGTGTCACCCCAGCCACTGACAGAAGCGCTACTCCAGCCACAGATGGGAGAGCCACACCAGCCACAGAAGAGAGCATGGTGCCCACCACCCAAAGCAGTGTCACACCAGCTGCCAAGGCAGCTGCCACCCCTGAGCCGGCTATGGCCCAGCCGGACAGCACAACCCTAGAGGGTGCCACAGGCCAGGCTGTACCCTCTAGTAAAGAAGGGGCTACTGGCTATGCCCAGGAGTCTCGAAGAGAGGAGACCAGCTGA
- the Traip gene encoding E3 ubiquitin-protein ligase TRAIP, which produces MPIRALCTICSDFFDHSRDVAAIHCGHTFHLQCLIQWFETAPSRTCPQCRIQVGKRTIISKLFFDLAQEEESVLDAEFLKNELDNIRAQLSQKEKEKRDSQVIIDTLRDTLEERNTTVESLQKALGKAEMLCSTLKKQMKFLEQQQDETKQAREEARRLRSKMKTMEQIEILLQSQRPEVEEMIRDMGVGQSAVEQLAVYCVSLKKEYENLKEARKASGELADKLRKDLVSSKSKLQTVYSELDQAKLELRAAQKDLQNAEKEITSLKKKLMMLQETLNLPPVASETVNRLVLESPAPVEMLNLKLRRPSFGDDVDLNASFNVDTPQTQPSNSQHGHSKRLCLEKAHSPVQDILKKMPRGPKQKSQLSLGGQHCAREPDEDLAGAFPVFIRNAVLGQKQPKRAIAESCRSTDVVRTGFDGLGGRTKFIQPTNTAMIRPLPVKPKTKAKQRVRVRTINPSSQAKLDTFLWQ; this is translated from the exons ATGCCTATCCGTGCCCTGTGCACTATTTGCTCGGACTTCTTCGACCACTCCCGCGACGTGGCGGCCATCCACTGTGGACACACCTTCCACCTTCAGTG CCTAATTCAGTGGTTTGAGACAGCACCAAGTCGGACTTGCCCACAATGCCGAATCCAG GTTGGCAAAAGAACCATTATCAGTAAGCTCTTCTTTGACCTTGCCCAGGAGGAGGAGAGTGTCTTGGATGCAGAATTCTTAAAG AATGAACTGGACAATATCAGagcccagctttcccagaaag AAAAAGAGAAACGGGACAGCCAGGTTATTATCGACACTCTGCGAGACACTCTGGAAGAGCGCAACACCactgtggaatctctgcaaaagGCCTTAGGCAAGGCTGAGATGCTATGCTCTACACTCAAA AAGCAGATGAAGTTCTTGGAGCAGCAACAAGATGAGACTAAACAAGCACGGGAGGAAGCCCGCCGACTCAGGAGCAAGATGAAGACCATGGAGCA GATTGAGATCCTACTCCAGAGTCAGCGGCCTGAGGTGGAGGAAATGATTCGAGACATGGGTGTGGGACAATCAGCGGTGGAGCAACTGGCTGTGTATTGTGTGTCTCTCAAGAA AGAGTATGAGAATCTAAAAGAGGCTCGGAAGGcctcaggggagttggctgacaAGCTGAGGAAGGACTTGGTCTCCTCCAAAAGCAAG TTGCAGACAGTCTACTCTGAATTGGATCAGGCCAAGTTGGAGCTGAGAGCAGCCCAAAAGGACTTACAGAATGCTGAAAAGGAAATCACG aGCCTGAAAAAGAAGCTAATGATGTTGCAGGAAACCTTGAACCTGCCACCAGTGGCCAGTGAGACTGTCAACCGCCTGGTTTTAGAGAG CCCAGCTCCTGTGGAGATGCTGAACCTGAAGCTCCGCCGGCCATCATTCGGTGATGATGTTGACCTCAATGCTTCCTTCAATGTGGATACCCCCCAAACCCAGCCCTCCAACTCCCAGCATGGCCACTCCAAAAGGCTATGCCTTGAGAAGGCACA CTCTCCTGTTCAGGACATTCTCAAGAAGATGCCCAGAGGTCCCAAGCAG AAGTCCCAGCTCTCTTTGGGTGGCCAGCACTGTGCAAGAGAGCCAGATGAGGACCTGGCTGGTGCCTTCCCTGTCTTTATCCGGAATGCTGTTCTGGGCCAGAAACAGCCAAAGAGGGCCATAGCAGAGTCCTGTCGCAGCACAGATGTG GTAAGAACAGGTTTTGATGGCCTTGGAGGCCGGACAAAATTCATACAGCCT ACTAACACAGCCATGATTCGCCCACTGCCTGTTAAGCCCAAGACGAAGGCTAAGCAGAGAGTGAGGGTGAGGACTATAAACCCTTCCTCCCAGGCCAAGTTGGATACCTTCCTGTGGCAATGA